One Manihot esculenta cultivar AM560-2 chromosome 18, M.esculenta_v8, whole genome shotgun sequence genomic window carries:
- the LOC110606664 gene encoding ATP sulfurylase 2 yields MSLTIRLHITPCNTLNLHTNHKTKFTSYSTRIRPKHIYHCNPLIHFVYNKAKMRDSSNPVESSIPLVKSSLIEPDGGALVDLVVPESERGAKTLEAGSMPKVRLTKIDVEWVHVISEGWTSPLRGFMRENEYLQSLHFNSLRMADGSVVNMSLPIVLAIDDETKDRIGSSKNVVLVAPDGDLIGILRSIEIYKHNKEERIARTWGTTAPGLPYVEKCITPAGNWLIGGDLEVIKPIKYNDGLDHYRLSPQQLRKEFDRRQADAVFAFQLRNPVHNGHALLMNDTRRRLLDMGYKNPILLLHPLGGFTKADDVPLDVRMEQHSKVLEDGILDPKTTIVSIFPSPMHYAGPTEVQWHAKARINAGANFYIVGRDPAGMGHPTENRDLYDPDHGKKVLSMAPGLEKLNILPFRVAAYDTVAKKMAFFDPSRSQDFLFISGTKMRTYARNGENPPDGFMCPGGWKVLVQYYESFQVEEAPQKPAVLST; encoded by the exons ATGTCTCTAACAATCAGACTACACATCACTCCCTGCAATACCCTCAATCTCCATACAAACCACAAGACCAAATTCACAAGTTACAGCACCAGAATTCGACCAAAACACATTTACCACTGTAACCCGTTGATTCATTTCGTGTATAACAAAGCCAAAATGCGAGATTCTTCCAACCCAGTTGAGTCCTCCATTCCTTTGGTCAAGAGCTCGCTGATCGAACCGGATGGTGGGGCTCTGGTGGACCTGGTGGTGCCTGAGAGCGAGAGAGGAGCCAAAACTTTAGAAGCTGGGTCAATGCCTAAGGTGAGGCTGACAAAGATCGATGTTGAGTGGGTTCACGTGATTAGCGAGGGATGGACGAGTCCGTTGAGAGGGTTCATGAGGGAAAATGAGTACCTGCAGAGTCTGCATTTTAATTCATTGAGAATGGCGGATGGGTCTGTGGTTAATATGTCGCTTCCCATTGTTTTGGCTATTGATGATGAGACGAAAGACAGGATTGGGTCGTCGAAGAATGTTGTGTTGGTTGCTCCTGATGGAGATTTAATTGGCATTCTTCGAAG TATTGAGATATACAAGCATAACAAAGAGGAAAGAATAGCAAGAACCTGGGGTACAACTGCCCCAGGATTGCCCTATGTTGAGAAGTGCATTACTCCGGCCGGAAACTGGCTTATAGGTGGAGATTTAGAAGTAATAAAGCCTATAAAATACAATGATGGGCTTGATCATTATAGGCTCTCTCCCCAACAACTTCGGAAGGAATTTGATAGGCGTCAAGCTGATGCAGTTTTTGCATTTCAGTTGAGGAACCCTGTGCATAATGGGCATGCCTTATTGATGAATGACACTCGCAGGCGACTTTTGGATATGGGCTACAAGAATCCAATTCTACTGCTTCATCCTTTGGGAGGTTTCACAAAGGCTGATGATGTGCCTTTGGATGTACGGATGGAACAGCATAGCAAG GTGCTAGAAGATGGTATTCTTGACCCTAAGACTACCATTGTGTCTATATTTCCGTCACCTATGCACTATGCGGGTCCAACTGAAGTCCAGTGGCATGCCAAGGCACGAATAAATGCAGGTGCTAATTTTTACATAGTAGGTCGTGATCCTGCTGGTATGGGTCACCCAACAGAGAATAGAGATTTGTATGACCCTGATCATGGAAAGAAGGTGTTGAGCATGGCTCCCGGCTTGGAGAAGTTAAATATTTTGCCTTTTAGG GTGGCAGCATATGACACAGTGGCAAAGAAGATGGCATTTTTTGACCCATCTCGTTCTCAGGATTTCCTCTTCATCTCTGGTACCAAG ATGCGAACTTACGCGAGAAATGGTGAAAATCCTCCAGATGGTTTCATGTGTCCTGGTGGTTGGAAAGTGCTTGTCCAATACTATGAAAGTTTTCAGGTCGAGGAGGCACCACAGAAGCCAGCTGTTTTATCCACTTAG
- the LOC122722417 gene encoding auxin-responsive protein SAUR50-like gives MAIRKSNKLSQTAVLKQILKRCSSLGKKQGGYHDQEGLPLDVPKGHFVVYVGENRSRYIVPISFLNRPEFQSLLQQAEEEFGFDHDMGLTIPCQEEVFQSLTSMLR, from the coding sequence ATGGCTATCAGGAAATCAAACAAGTTGTCCCAGACAGCAGTTCTGAAACAGATCCTCAAGAGGTGCTCCAGCTTAGGGAAAAAACAGGGCGGCTATCATGACCAAGAAGGCCTCCCTTTAGATGTTCCAAAAGGACACTTCGTTGTCTATGTTGGTGAAAACAGAAGCAGGTATATTGTGCCCATCTCTTTCTTGAATAGACCAGAGTTTCAAAGCTTGCTCCAACAAGCAGAAGAAGAATTTGGGTTTGATCATGATATGGGTCTCACTATTCCTTGCCAAGAAGAAGTTTTTCAGTCATTAACATCCATGCTCAGATGA